In the genome of Streptococcus mitis, one region contains:
- a CDS encoding LyTR family transcriptional regulator, translating into MKDYILYQDRAIVKVPLSKIYYVTTHPTKAHAVLFVTAEGNFEASTSLAKIEEESTEELIRCHRKFLVNKDKIAGFNHETRTIMFLDDRVSDIACSRRHFTILKNQWKNI; encoded by the coding sequence ATGAAAGACTACATTTTATATCAAGATAGAGCTATCGTAAAGGTACCACTCTCTAAAATTTATTATGTTACAACTCACCCAACAAAAGCTCATGCTGTTCTTTTTGTAACAGCCGAAGGGAATTTTGAAGCTTCAACCTCACTAGCTAAAATCGAAGAGGAAAGTACAGAAGAACTTATTAGATGCCATAGAAAGTTTCTTGTAAATAAAGATAAAATAGCAGGATTTAATCATGAGACAAGAACAATTATGTTTTTGGATGATAGAGTATCAGACATCGCTTGTTCTAGAAGACACTTTACAATATTAAAAAATCAGTGGAAAAATATATAG
- a CDS encoding two-component system response regulator has product MNIFILEDNFLQQTRIENIVKKILVDNKIEYRHFEVYGKPQQLLEDISERGNHQLFLLDIEIKDDDKRGLDVAREIRKLDSQAVIAFVTSHSEFMPVSFEYLVSAIDFIDKELPEPLFIKRIENVILSVSDNQGITVSEDSFIFTGSKAQIQVPFKDLLYIETSTIAHKLTLYSKRDIVEFYGQLSDILKQEPRLFQCHRSFIVNPYNISLIDKENRLVHFQNGSSCIVSRLKIRPLMKAIERLHD; this is encoded by the coding sequence GTGAATATTTTTATACTAGAAGATAATTTTTTACAACAGACTAGAATTGAAAATATTGTCAAAAAAATTTTGGTTGATAATAAGATTGAGTATAGGCATTTTGAGGTTTATGGAAAACCTCAACAGCTTTTAGAGGACATTTCAGAGAGAGGAAATCATCAATTATTTTTACTTGATATTGAAATAAAAGATGATGACAAAAGAGGATTAGACGTTGCTAGAGAAATCAGAAAACTTGATTCTCAAGCAGTGATTGCTTTTGTAACATCACATTCTGAGTTTATGCCTGTATCTTTTGAATATTTAGTATCAGCTATTGATTTCATTGATAAAGAATTACCTGAACCATTATTTATCAAACGAATTGAAAATGTTATTTTAAGTGTTAGCGATAATCAAGGAATAACAGTATCTGAGGACTCTTTTATATTTACAGGATCCAAAGCTCAAATTCAAGTCCCTTTTAAAGATTTATTGTATATTGAAACATCAACAATTGCTCATAAGTTGACTCTCTATTCCAAACGAGACATAGTTGAATTTTATGGACAATTGTCAGATATTCTTAAACAGGAACCACGTTTATTTCAATGTCATAGATCATTTATCGTAAATCCTTATAATATATCTTTAATTGATAAAGAAAATCGATTAGTTCATTTTCAGAACGGGTCCTCTTGTATTGTCTCTAGATTAAAAATTCGTCCACTTATGAAAGCTATCGAAAGACTTCATGACTAA
- a CDS encoding ATPase, protein MIFFLNIIGVFLLLCIHTKVVGERLNLKKVVMSIILFHLLSLLLIVLFKSTGLYFLGSLLVYPIFFILYTLSIGELRSKVSLLLFYSLFPLGFWDVIKNFLGYFIISKIPILYRLYETNLGIMIFSLLAEIIVFFLISLFRYNFSHLKIKNLDRKTKFILITADILMLAYFILPSYINYSDKLSWDRMLDYKELWTAVYFLLFICFVNLLDRRLLQELQEKVVLQKEIQLQNLSNYSQQVEGLYQEIRSFRHDYANILSSLKIGIDQKDINLVSQVYDSVLKNSGKKLKGKRFDVAYLKNINDLALKSLLLSKLSEAQNLSVPVSLEIGEQFSIKNMEQIDFLTITSILLDNAIESAAEGGIAVCFLEDTEWNKLVMIVKNSTLEREIELRDIFKRDNSSKGEGRGIGLANVRRILKSYPNVCLKTTSKNYVFTQILEIEL, encoded by the coding sequence ATGATATTTTTTCTAAATATTATAGGTGTTTTTCTATTGTTATGTATCCATACTAAGGTTGTAGGTGAGAGATTAAATCTAAAAAAAGTAGTAATGTCCATTATTCTGTTCCATCTTTTATCATTACTACTTATTGTTTTATTTAAATCAACTGGACTTTATTTTCTTGGATCATTATTGGTTTATCCCATTTTTTTTATCCTATATACTTTGTCCATTGGTGAATTAAGAAGTAAGGTTTCTTTATTACTTTTTTACTCATTATTTCCACTTGGATTTTGGGATGTCATCAAAAATTTTTTAGGTTACTTTATAATTTCTAAGATTCCAATATTGTATAGACTATATGAAACTAATCTAGGAATAATGATTTTCTCTTTATTAGCTGAAATTATTGTGTTTTTTCTTATTAGTCTCTTTCGATATAATTTTAGTCATTTAAAAATAAAGAACTTGGATAGAAAGACAAAATTTATTTTAATTACTGCGGATATTTTAATGCTAGCCTATTTTATCTTACCATCTTATATAAACTACAGTGATAAATTAAGTTGGGATAGAATGTTGGATTATAAAGAATTATGGACAGCAGTTTACTTTTTATTGTTTATTTGTTTTGTTAATCTCTTGGATAGAAGATTACTTCAAGAACTACAGGAGAAAGTCGTTCTACAAAAAGAAATTCAATTGCAAAATCTTAGTAATTATAGTCAACAAGTTGAGGGGCTGTATCAAGAAATTAGAAGCTTTAGACATGATTATGCTAATATTTTATCGAGCTTAAAAATAGGTATAGATCAAAAAGATATTAATCTGGTTTCTCAAGTTTATGATAGTGTTTTGAAAAATTCTGGTAAAAAATTAAAAGGCAAGCGTTTTGATGTAGCATATCTAAAAAATATCAATGATTTGGCGCTAAAGAGTTTACTATTATCTAAGTTATCGGAGGCCCAAAACTTATCTGTTCCAGTTTCCCTGGAGATTGGTGAACAGTTCTCTATAAAAAATATGGAACAAATAGACTTCTTAACAATTACTTCTATCTTGTTAGATAATGCTATAGAGTCCGCAGCAGAAGGAGGAATAGCCGTCTGTTTCCTTGAAGATACAGAATGGAATAAATTAGTCATGATTGTTAAAAATTCTACTTTAGAAAGAGAGATAGAATTGAGAGATATATTCAAGCGTGACAATTCTTCAAAAGGAGAAGGTCGGGGTATAGGATTGGCCAATGTTCGGAGAATTTTAAAGTCTTATCCAAATGTATGTTTGAAAACCACAAGTAAAAATTATGTCTTTACACAAATCTTGGAAATAGAACTTTAA
- a CDS encoding bacteriocin ABC transporter ATP-binding protein — MNPKLFKSAEFYQRRYHNFATLLIVPLVLLLSFLLIFSLFAQKEVTVTSRGEITPTQVIASIQSTSNNTITTNNLSNNQSVKKDDVVIKYAETMEKSQKQALETQLATLNRQKTGIETLKASLSQGTNLFTGEDEFGYINTFNNFISQSQDIELGISKTNAEVNNQLALAGNTATAIEKQINNIYQQIAEYEELSQAITNKSSSLSASNPHKATLNTYLVQSQQQSQQGLDDQYLSQINQSISSLKSSIASLNIQRAGTGNVATYDSSLGTKVEVLRTQFLQSSSQQLTTVETQITELTAQLGQANVNFEHNTIKAPGTGIIHLNNEFDGKTLIPNGSEIAQIYPNIQETKEVLITYYVTSEYVPLLKEEQVARLKLEKIGNQNITIIGKIHSIDRTATKTEQGNLFKVTALAQLPDKDSNIIQYGLQGQVTSIIDKKTYFDYYKDKILNNL; from the coding sequence ATGAACCCAAAGCTATTTAAAAGTGCAGAATTTTATCAGCGCCGCTACCATAATTTTGCGACACTCTTAATTGTCCCATTAGTCCTATTACTAAGTTTCCTGCTTATCTTCTCTTTATTTGCCCAAAAAGAAGTCACCGTCACATCGAGAGGAGAGATTACACCAACTCAAGTCATCGCTTCAATTCAATCAACTAGCAATAACACCATAACAACTAATAATCTGTCTAATAACCAATCGGTCAAAAAAGATGACGTCGTTATCAAATATGCTGAAACAATGGAGAAATCCCAAAAACAAGCTCTTGAAACACAGCTAGCTACCCTAAATCGGCAAAAAACTGGAATCGAGACTCTCAAAGCAAGTCTGTCACAAGGAACTAACCTCTTTACAGGTGAAGATGAGTTCGGCTATATTAATACCTTTAACAACTTTATTAGCCAATCTCAAGATATTGAGTTAGGCATCTCTAAAACCAATGCAGAGGTTAATAATCAACTAGCTTTAGCAGGAAATACCGCCACTGCTATAGAGAAACAAATCAATAATATCTACCAACAAATAGCAGAGTATGAGGAACTTAGTCAAGCTATCACTAATAAAAGTTCGAGTTTGTCGGCTAGCAATCCACACAAAGCTACCTTAAATACTTACTTAGTCCAATCCCAGCAACAATCTCAGCAAGGATTAGATGATCAATATCTTTCTCAAATTAATCAGAGTATCTCAAGTTTAAAATCCTCTATCGCTAGTCTTAATATTCAACGAGCAGGTACAGGAAATGTTGCGACTTACGATAGTAGTTTAGGAACCAAGGTAGAAGTCCTACGAACCCAATTTCTACAATCGTCATCTCAACAGTTGACAACTGTTGAAACACAAATCACTGAGCTGACAGCTCAACTTGGGCAAGCAAATGTTAACTTTGAACACAACACTATTAAAGCCCCAGGTACAGGAATCATTCATTTAAATAATGAATTTGATGGAAAAACTCTAATTCCAAACGGTAGTGAAATCGCCCAAATTTATCCCAATATTCAAGAAACTAAAGAGGTACTTATTACTTACTACGTCACTTCTGAGTATGTCCCTTTACTTAAAGAAGAACAGGTCGCACGTCTTAAATTAGAAAAAATCGGAAATCAAAATATCACAATAATTGGAAAAATCCATTCTATTGATAGAACAGCAACAAAAACTGAACAAGGAAATCTTTTTAAAGTGACTGCACTAGCCCAACTACCAGATAAAGACAGTAACATCATACAATATGGTTTACAAGGCCAAGTAACGAGTATCATTGATAAAAAAACTTACTTCGATTACTATAAAGATAAAATCCTCAATAACTTATAG
- a CDS encoding peptide ABC transporter ATP-binding protein codes for MTSYKRTFIPQIDARDCGVAALASIAKFYGSDYSLAHLRELAKTNKEGTTALGIVKAAKEMSFETRAIQADMSLFEMEDIPYPFIVHVNKEGKLQHYYVVYKNIKDHLIIGDPDPTVKVTKMTKDRFASEWTGVAIFLAPAPSYKPHKDKKNGLMSFLPLIFRQRSLIFYIVLASLLVTFINIGGSYYLQGILDEYIPNQMKSTLGIISIGLIITYILQQIMSFSRDYLLTVLSQRLSIDVILSYIRHIFELPMSFFATRRTGEVISRFTDANSIIDALASTILSLFLDVSILIIVGSVLLVQNTNLFLLSLISVPIYIIIIFAFMKPFEKMNNDVMQSNSMVSSAIIEDINGIETIKSLTSEETRYQKIDSEFVDYLDKSFKLSKYSILQSSLKQGAQLILNIVILWFGAQVVMTGKISIGQLITFNTLLSYFTNPLENIINLQTKLQSAKVANNRLNEVYLVESEFKNTQTLTGSQFLAGDICFEDISYKYGFGRDTLNNINLTIKQGDKVSIVGISGSGKTTLAKMIVNFFEPYKGRITINNNDLKMIDKKVLRQHINYLPQQAYIFSGSILENLTLGANQMISQEDIIKACEIAEIRQDIEQMPMGYQTELSDGAGLSGGQKQRIALARALLTKAPVLILDEATSGLDVLTEKKVIENLMDMSDKTIIFVAHRLSISERTNQVIVLNQGKVIETGSHQELMTKQGFYHYLFSK; via the coding sequence ATGACATCTTACAAACGGACCTTTATCCCTCAAATAGACGCTAGGGACTGTGGAGTTGCCGCTTTAGCGTCTATTGCCAAGTTTTATGGTTCTGACTATTCCTTAGCTCATTTGCGAGAACTAGCTAAAACAAATAAAGAAGGAACGACCGCTCTTGGTATCGTCAAAGCAGCCAAAGAAATGAGTTTTGAAACAAGAGCCATTCAAGCGGATATGAGCCTCTTTGAAATGGAAGACATACCTTATCCTTTTATCGTTCATGTTAATAAAGAGGGTAAACTACAACACTACTACGTTGTCTATAAAAATATAAAAGACCATCTTATCATTGGTGATCCTGACCCTACTGTCAAAGTAACAAAAATGACCAAGGATAGATTTGCTTCTGAATGGACAGGTGTAGCTATCTTTCTGGCTCCAGCTCCCAGCTATAAACCTCATAAGGATAAAAAAAATGGATTGATGAGCTTTCTCCCCTTAATTTTCAGGCAACGCTCACTTATTTTTTATATCGTGTTAGCTAGTCTCTTGGTGACCTTTATCAATATCGGTGGCTCTTACTACCTTCAAGGAATTTTAGATGAATACATCCCTAATCAGATGAAATCAACCCTAGGTATTATCTCCATTGGCCTGATTATCACCTATATCCTGCAACAGATTATGAGTTTCTCACGAGATTACCTCTTAACCGTACTTAGTCAACGATTAAGTATTGATGTTATTCTTTCTTACATTCGCCACATTTTTGAACTCCCCATGTCTTTCTTTGCAACACGGCGAACTGGTGAGGTCATCTCTCGTTTTACAGATGCCAATTCAATCATTGATGCTCTAGCTTCGACGATTTTGTCACTCTTCCTTGATGTCTCTATCTTGATCATTGTTGGTAGTGTACTCTTGGTACAAAACACCAACCTCTTCCTTCTCTCACTGATTTCAGTTCCTATTTACATCATCATTATTTTTGCTTTTATGAAGCCCTTTGAAAAGATGAATAATGATGTCATGCAGAGCAATTCCATGGTAAGCTCTGCTATTATTGAAGATATCAATGGTATAGAAACCATCAAATCCCTAACTAGTGAAGAAACTCGATACCAGAAGATTGATAGCGAGTTTGTGGATTATTTGGACAAATCTTTCAAACTCAGTAAATATTCTATCCTACAGAGCAGCCTTAAACAAGGAGCTCAACTCATACTGAATATTGTTATTTTGTGGTTTGGTGCTCAGGTAGTTATGACAGGTAAAATTTCCATTGGACAATTGATTACGTTTAACACACTCTTATCTTACTTTACTAATCCCTTGGAAAATATCATTAACCTCCAAACAAAACTTCAGTCTGCAAAGGTAGCCAACAATCGTCTTAATGAAGTTTACTTAGTCGAATCTGAGTTCAAAAACACTCAGACCTTAACCGGTTCACAGTTTCTGGCTGGTGATATTTGTTTTGAAGACATTTCATATAAATATGGTTTTGGACGCGACACCCTAAATAACATAAATCTAACTATCAAACAAGGTGATAAGGTCAGTATAGTGGGAATTAGCGGATCAGGGAAAACGACCTTGGCTAAAATGATTGTCAACTTCTTTGAACCTTACAAGGGACGAATCACTATTAACAACAATGATCTCAAAATGATTGATAAAAAGGTTCTTCGACAACACATCAACTACCTACCTCAACAAGCTTATATTTTTAGTGGATCAATCTTAGAAAACCTGACCTTGGGAGCTAATCAAATGATTAGTCAAGAAGATATTATCAAAGCCTGTGAGATAGCAGAAATTCGCCAAGACATCGAACAAATGCCTATGGGATACCAAACAGAACTATCAGATGGAGCTGGATTATCAGGTGGACAAAAACAACGTATTGCTTTGGCTAGAGCATTACTGACAAAAGCTCCTGTTCTTATTCTTGATGAAGCAACCAGCGGACTTGATGTTTTAACTGAAAAAAAGGTTATTGAAAATTTGATGGACATGAGTGACAAGACCATCATCTTTGTTGCCCATCGTCTTAGTATATCTGAACGAACTAATCAAGTCATTGTCCTTAACCAAGGGAAAGTTATAGAGACTGGTTCTCATCAAGAATTGATGACCAAACAAGGTTTCTATCATTATCTATTTAGCAAATAA
- a CDS encoding bacteriocin, with the protein METKTTTQFDVLDTEMLASIEGGTVSAGEVARAAGICTLAGAAIGSLVAPGAGTWAGGILGAQYCTAIWGIARSL; encoded by the coding sequence ATGGAAACAAAAACAACGACTCAATTTGATGTTTTGGATACTGAAATGCTGGCTAGCATTGAGGGAGGAACAGTTAGTGCAGGTGAAGTTGCTAGGGCGGCAGGAATTTGCACATTAGCAGGAGCAGCGATTGGTAGTTTGGTTGCACCAGGAGCTGGAACTTGGGCTGGAGGTATTTTAGGAGCACAATATTGCACAGCTATATGGGGTATCGCTAGATCTTTGTAG
- a CDS encoding bacteriocin, which yields MNKLNIHFMELKNEELSCVLGGGQREGEAVLAGAAGAVEAAMSCAPAGPYVIAACAVGGAIYGGFWGYVFGS from the coding sequence ATGAATAAATTAAATATTCACTTTATGGAGTTAAAAAATGAAGAATTGTCCTGTGTTTTAGGTGGAGGACAACGTGAGGGAGAGGCTGTTCTTGCGGGGGCGGCAGGTGCTGTAGAAGCGGCGATGTCTTGTGCTCCTGCTGGTCCGTATGTCATTGCAGCATGCGCTGTTGGTGGAGCAATCTATGGTGGATTTTGGGGTTATGTATTCGGTTCATAA
- a CDS encoding bacteriocin, producing the protein MDTKATEHFNTINSNSLATIKGGGKGICKFVMEGANGYSCRYPDGEWGYIVTKSNFEATKDVIVNGWISSLGGSYFLRGYRG; encoded by the coding sequence ATGGATACAAAAGCAACAGAACATTTTAATACAATTAACTCTAATTCCCTTGCTACTATTAAAGGTGGAGGAAAAGGCATTTGTAAATTCGTTATGGAAGGAGCAAATGGTTATTCTTGCCGATATCCAGATGGAGAATGGGGATATATTGTCACTAAGAGTAATTTTGAGGCAACGAAAGATGTAATAGTTAATGGTTGGATATCATCATTAGGAGGCAGTTATTTTCTTCGAGGCTATAGAGGATGA
- a CDS encoding integrase, translating to MDYKLISTYLDYCKTHKRLSSHTIRAYKNDLMQFYNSDYDNVESYIEQLTQSNLKTNTLRRKIACMKVFYNYLKYQNIIEENPFNQLRFQFRTEKVLPKTIPYDILKSIFSYLEQRIVLSKTDYQKQHAERNLLIISLLLSTGIRISELCHIHLKDINLSNKTLHIIGKGKKERILFLGDQKTFNLLETYINKTRNETNDFLFPGKHSLKPLSEQSVRLILKRIVEQNSLCRTITPHMFRHSFATMLLDNDVDIRYIQQILGHSSISITQIYTHVSHSKQKEILSSFNPVSAIHSEIE from the coding sequence ATGGATTATAAACTTATTTCTACTTACTTAGATTATTGCAAAACTCATAAGCGTTTGAGTTCGCACACGATTCGCGCTTATAAGAATGATCTTATGCAATTTTATAACTCAGACTATGATAATGTCGAATCCTATATAGAACAGTTGACACAATCTAACTTAAAAACGAATACATTAAGAAGAAAAATTGCTTGTATGAAGGTGTTTTATAACTATCTAAAATACCAGAACATAATTGAAGAGAATCCCTTCAATCAATTGCGCTTTCAATTTAGAACTGAAAAAGTATTGCCTAAAACGATTCCGTATGACATTTTGAAAAGTATTTTTTCATATTTAGAGCAGAGAATAGTTCTATCTAAAACTGATTATCAAAAACAACACGCTGAAAGAAATCTACTAATTATTTCACTTTTACTTTCAACAGGCATCAGAATTTCTGAACTTTGCCACATTCATCTCAAAGATATTAATCTTTCAAATAAGACACTCCATATTATAGGAAAGGGTAAGAAAGAACGTATCCTATTTTTAGGAGATCAAAAAACATTCAATTTATTAGAAACATATATAAATAAAACAAGAAATGAAACCAATGATTTCCTGTTTCCAGGTAAACATTCACTTAAACCATTATCAGAGCAAAGTGTACGTTTAATTTTAAAGAGAATAGTTGAACAAAACAGCTTATGTAGAACTATTACACCACATATGTTTAGACATAGCTTTGCGACAATGCTTCTAGATAATGATGTAGATATTCGATACATTCAACAAATTCTTGGACATAGTTCTATATCAATAACACAAATCTATACTCACGTATCTCATTCAAAACAAAAAGAAATACTTAGTTCTTTTAATCCTGTATCAGCGATTCATTCTGAAATCGAGTAA
- a CDS encoding Lanthionine synthetase C family protein, translating into MSNISKKWLKLFSDNISDEEQLDRFLTSNTENNLQEWERKHKQYEQLGREYIAQQLSDNSWKSYETSENLKIRIHWLSLFKPLCYKYINRLSMYLNSIVSVENKEKFLIEIESMFFEMCMNISYRTVVLEINDLRRSSRLIGDDSKKRYNFFIDTLLKSRDYILEFYQKYPVLYELLDRKLLNISDYVKEIITNFEMNLSDIEKYFGFENLKLSNIKFNAGDTHSNGKSVCILELNNKRKIIYKPRNMSVDVNLDLFSKEFSSQFSLPNVLFLPRTLSKSSYSFVEFVEVKECNSRHDVEMYYENIGMLLAFLHIFGAKDYHGENILSCESYPYLIDNETILHFSEKESIDSSIQKMYDVVADSVYSVGILPMTLYSVNNDKGMEVGALNSGEKRESPYQTHQLTNIGTDEIRIENVFKEIEDFPSTVRYMGKTVSCKEYRENVLYGFELIYRIILKNRNKVQKMIMKYFENCETRYIYRNTNIYVQFLETSHHPDLLRNKYDFEMYMLRMLEYGNVDNEFDKSMIKDEINQLRKGDVPIFYTSSSSNEIYNGLHSLIYSLEGDNIIKNVSKRICSLSEENLLRQQRIINMAFMGSELFIKNKKLKGRKILKKLSSNIIERILSAKLEFNDEISWLNMLAMNKNYEISPMDYNLYGGTSGMILGISSIQDDRLESILRGVIDYTNNYIENCQGNFPLSKLGAFTGIYGYLYVTCVLRQKGIKTVDNSEEFIYNILLSTYNDVRKFDNLDIIGGLAGILAVLVKIEEVMVHSSKVVQLAHVMSEEIVEKLIEVYKKQGYWMENDPGYAHGNYGVITQLFKYSKLCNEESIEKNNIIFCIQDYLNKERLQLKTDKIVPLRKNAKYYSWCNGIVGIVQAKHYLMVNEFPDQYLEEEVRYYATEILNQRLNIENSICHGNVGNLTIISSIIGDNSEINKKILSESELYLLDKLTYDCDDWGILTGELGILMANYETGRAMLNNVLLLN; encoded by the coding sequence ATGTCTAATATATCTAAAAAATGGCTGAAATTATTTAGTGATAATATTAGTGATGAGGAACAGTTGGATCGGTTTTTGACTTCTAATACAGAAAATAATCTCCAAGAGTGGGAGAGGAAACATAAACAGTATGAACAACTAGGGAGAGAATACATTGCTCAACAACTGAGTGATAATTCTTGGAAATCATACGAAACTAGTGAAAATTTAAAAATTAGAATTCATTGGTTATCTTTATTTAAGCCACTTTGTTACAAGTATATAAATAGATTATCTATGTACTTAAATAGCATAGTTTCTGTTGAGAATAAAGAAAAGTTTTTGATTGAAATAGAGTCAATGTTTTTTGAAATGTGTATGAATATTAGTTATCGTACTGTTGTATTAGAAATTAATGATTTAAGACGTTCATCACGTTTAATAGGAGATGATTCTAAAAAACGTTACAACTTTTTTATAGACACTTTATTAAAAAGCAGAGATTATATATTGGAGTTTTATCAGAAATATCCAGTATTGTATGAATTATTAGATAGGAAACTTTTAAATATATCTGATTATGTGAAAGAAATAATTACAAATTTTGAAATGAATTTATCAGATATAGAAAAATATTTTGGATTTGAAAATTTAAAATTATCTAATATAAAATTTAATGCAGGAGACACTCATTCTAACGGTAAGAGTGTTTGTATTTTAGAACTGAATAATAAGAGGAAGATAATTTATAAACCAAGAAATATGTCTGTAGACGTCAACTTAGATTTATTTTCTAAAGAATTTTCATCACAATTCAGTCTACCAAATGTTTTATTTCTTCCTCGAACACTAAGTAAAAGTAGTTATAGTTTTGTCGAATTTGTAGAAGTAAAAGAATGTAACTCACGTCATGATGTAGAAATGTACTACGAAAACATAGGAATGCTTTTGGCTTTTTTGCATATATTTGGTGCAAAAGACTATCATGGCGAGAATATTTTATCGTGTGAATCATATCCATACTTAATTGATAATGAAACTATTTTACATTTTAGTGAGAAGGAAAGTATAGATTCCAGTATCCAGAAAATGTATGATGTAGTAGCTGACTCTGTTTATAGCGTGGGTATCTTACCTATGACTCTCTATTCTGTAAATAATGATAAAGGAATGGAAGTTGGAGCATTAAATTCAGGAGAAAAAAGGGAATCTCCTTACCAAACACATCAATTAACTAATATTGGTACAGATGAAATTAGAATTGAGAATGTATTTAAGGAGATAGAAGATTTCCCAAGTACTGTAAGATATATGGGGAAGACTGTATCGTGTAAAGAATATAGAGAAAATGTTTTGTATGGATTTGAATTAATTTACAGGATCATTCTAAAAAATAGGAACAAAGTTCAAAAAATGATTATGAAGTACTTTGAAAATTGTGAGACAAGATATATTTATAGAAATACAAATATATATGTTCAGTTTTTAGAAACAAGCCATCATCCAGATTTATTAAGAAATAAATATGATTTCGAAATGTATATGCTTAGAATGTTAGAATATGGTAATGTTGACAATGAGTTTGATAAAAGTATGATTAAAGATGAAATTAATCAACTTAGAAAAGGAGATGTACCAATTTTTTACACTAGTTCATCTAGTAATGAGATTTATAATGGACTTCATTCTCTAATATATTCTTTGGAGGGAGATAACATCATTAAAAATGTATCAAAGAGAATATGTAGTCTATCAGAAGAAAATTTGCTTCGTCAACAAAGAATTATAAATATGGCTTTTATGGGAAGCGAATTATTTATAAAAAATAAGAAACTTAAAGGAAGAAAGATATTAAAAAAATTAAGTTCAAATATTATTGAACGTATTTTATCTGCGAAACTAGAATTCAATGATGAAATTAGTTGGTTAAATATGTTGGCCATGAATAAAAATTATGAAATTTCACCAATGGATTATAATTTATATGGTGGTACATCAGGTATGATTTTAGGAATTAGTAGTATACAGGATGACAGACTAGAATCAATTTTACGAGGTGTTATAGACTATACCAATAATTACATTGAAAATTGCCAGGGGAATTTCCCTCTTTCTAAATTAGGAGCTTTTACTGGTATTTACGGCTATTTGTATGTTACATGTGTGCTAAGACAGAAAGGAATAAAGACAGTTGACAATTCAGAAGAGTTTATATATAACATCTTGCTATCCACGTATAATGATGTTAGAAAATTTGATAATCTAGATATTATAGGGGGTCTTGCAGGAATTCTGGCTGTACTTGTAAAAATCGAAGAAGTTATGGTGCATAGTTCTAAAGTTGTACAATTAGCACATGTGATGTCTGAAGAAATTGTAGAGAAATTAATTGAAGTATATAAGAAACAAGGATATTGGATGGAAAATGACCCAGGATATGCACATGGAAACTATGGAGTTATTACACAATTGTTCAAATATTCTAAATTGTGTAATGAAGAATCGATAGAGAAGAATAACATAATATTTTGCATACAAGATTATTTGAATAAAGAGCGTTTGCAGTTAAAAACGGATAAGATTGTACCTTTAAGAAAAAATGCTAAGTACTATTCTTGGTGTAATGGAATTGTAGGAATCGTACAGGCTAAACACTATCTCATGGTAAATGAATTTCCAGATCAATATTTAGAAGAAGAAGTCCGATATTATGCAACTGAAATATTGAATCAAAGATTAAATATAGAAAATTCTATCTGTCATGGAAATGTAGGCAATTTGACAATTATTTCTTCTATTATAGGAGATAATTCTGAAATAAATAAAAAAATATTGTCCGAGAGTGAATTATATCTGCTGGATAAATTAACTTATGATTGTGATGATTGGGGAATTCTTACAGGAGAACTGGGAATATTGATGGCTAATTATGAGACTGGAAGAGCAATGTTGAACAATGTACTACTTCTAAACTAA